One genomic segment of Gemmatimonadota bacterium includes these proteins:
- a CDS encoding extracellular solute-binding protein, with translation MKMGMRFSTLVLFTAVSACTVILAWGCGGGDPDRRVVTVYSPHGKPILPEFEKLFEAAHPDVDVRWLDMGSQDVLDRVRSERSNPQGDVWWGAPATNFIQAADEGLLSPYRPTWADALLPEFRDEEDRWYGTAQLIPVIAFNSLELTKETAPGDWDELLDPRWRDLIVIRYPLASGTMRTVYSGMIWRTYRDTRVPDAGYEWLTRLDANTKDYAADPNMMFQKLARKEGLVSIWLMSDIMLQVDRYGYPFDFVVPRSGAPVLTDGIALIANGKNLDDARLFYEFVTSVDHTVLQATEYYRIPTRGDIPKDRLPAWMADLSVAPFDIDWKVFSEQSRTWMKYWDDNIKDRG, from the coding sequence ATGAAGATGGGTATGCGCTTTTCGACATTGGTTCTGTTCACGGCCGTTTCGGCGTGCACGGTCATCCTCGCCTGGGGCTGTGGCGGCGGCGATCCGGACCGGCGTGTCGTGACGGTCTATTCGCCCCACGGCAAGCCGATCCTGCCCGAGTTCGAGAAGCTCTTCGAGGCCGCTCATCCCGATGTGGACGTCCGCTGGCTCGACATGGGCTCGCAGGACGTGCTGGACCGGGTGCGTTCGGAGCGATCCAATCCCCAGGGCGACGTCTGGTGGGGCGCGCCGGCGACCAATTTCATCCAGGCCGCCGACGAGGGCCTGCTCAGTCCCTACCGGCCGACCTGGGCGGACGCCCTGCTTCCCGAGTTCAGGGACGAGGAGGACCGGTGGTACGGCACGGCGCAACTGATTCCGGTCATCGCTTTCAACAGTCTCGAGCTGACGAAGGAGACGGCGCCCGGGGACTGGGACGAACTCCTCGACCCCCGGTGGCGGGACCTGATCGTGATCCGGTACCCGCTCGCGTCCGGCACAATGCGGACGGTCTACTCGGGGATGATCTGGCGCACGTACCGGGATACCCGGGTCCCCGACGCGGGGTATGAGTGGCTTACGCGGCTCGACGCCAACACGAAGGACTACGCCGCCGATCCGAACATGATGTTCCAGAAACTCGCCCGCAAGGAAGGGCTGGTGTCCATCTGGCTGATGAGCGACATCATGCTGCAGGTGGACCGGTACGGCTATCCCTTCGATTTCGTAGTGCCGAGGAGCGGCGCGCCCGTGTTGACCGACGGCATCGCGCTGATCGCCAACGGCAAGAACCTCGACGACGCCCGGCTGTTCTACGAATTCGTCACCAGTGTGGACCACACCGTCCTGCAGGCCACGGAGTACTACCGGATCCCGACCCGGGGCGATATCCCGAAAGACCGCCTGCCCGCGTGGATGGCCGATCTCTCCGTCGCCCCCTTCGACATCGACTGGAAGGTCTTCTCCGAACAGTCCAGAACCTGGATGAAGTACTGGGACGACAACATCAAGGACCGGGGATAG
- a CDS encoding ABC transporter ATP-binding protein, protein MARVRLKNLTKHFGDVVAVDDVTLDIADREFLTLLGPSGCGKTTLLNMIAGLESPTAGEVWFDDRNVTAVPPERRDIAMVFQTYALYPHMSVFDNVAFGLKMRGVPAEDRKRLVLAASKTMEIEHLLDRKPRALSGGQRQRVALARAIVRDPGVFLLDEPLSNLDAQLRVVMRTELKRLHGELEMTFVYVTHDQAESLILSDRIVVMKEGQIQQIGTPESIYDSPANTFVAGFVGSPPINLLKGTLKQSAGGAWQVVGEGYACDVAASMVERMEPPEGQEVFLGVRAEDIEVGEVTAAGSACEAQDAETAVAPTPDSESENTRSVARASVVVREPMGSDLYLTVDVGGNNVKVRTRPDVRFDRGDSVDLTFDPEKIHLFDGESGTSLTLEI, encoded by the coding sequence TTGGCACGAGTCCGGTTGAAAAACCTTACGAAACACTTCGGCGACGTGGTGGCCGTGGACGACGTGACGCTCGACATCGCCGACCGCGAGTTCCTGACGCTCCTGGGCCCCTCGGGCTGCGGCAAGACCACCCTGCTCAACATGATCGCCGGGCTGGAATCGCCCACGGCGGGCGAGGTGTGGTTCGACGACCGGAACGTGACGGCCGTGCCGCCCGAGCGCCGGGACATCGCCATGGTTTTCCAGACCTACGCCCTCTATCCCCATATGAGCGTCTTCGACAACGTGGCCTTCGGACTCAAGATGCGCGGCGTGCCCGCGGAGGATCGAAAGCGACTCGTGCTGGCAGCGTCAAAGACCATGGAGATCGAACACCTGCTGGACCGCAAGCCCCGGGCGCTGAGCGGCGGGCAGCGGCAGCGGGTCGCCCTGGCTCGCGCCATCGTCCGCGATCCGGGCGTGTTCCTCCTCGACGAACCGCTGTCCAACCTGGACGCGCAGCTTCGCGTGGTAATGCGAACGGAATTGAAGCGCCTCCACGGCGAGCTCGAAATGACCTTCGTCTACGTCACCCACGACCAGGCCGAATCGCTCATCCTCTCCGACCGGATCGTAGTCATGAAGGAGGGGCAGATCCAGCAGATCGGCACCCCCGAGTCCATCTACGACAGCCCCGCCAACACCTTCGTTGCCGGGTTCGTGGGGAGCCCGCCCATCAACCTGCTTAAGGGCACGCTGAAACAATCGGCCGGTGGCGCCTGGCAGGTAGTCGGCGAGGGGTACGCTTGTGATGTGGCTGCGTCGATGGTTGAGCGCATGGAACCGCCGGAAGGGCAGGAGGTATTTCTGGGTGTTCGGGCCGAGGATATCGAGGTCGGTGAGGTGACGGCTGCGGGATCGGCCTGCGAGGCGCAGGATGCGGAGACTGCGGTAGCACCGACGCCTGATTCCGAGTCGGAAAACACCCGGTCCGTGGCTCGTGCGTCCGTCGTCGTGCGCGAACCCATGGGCAGCGACCTCTACCTGACGGTTGACGTCGGGGGCAACAACGTCAAGGTACGCACCCGGCCGGACGTTCGTTTCGACCGGGGCGACAGCGTGGACCTCACCTTCGATCCGGAGAAGATACACCTGTTCGACGGGGAGAGCGGAACGTCGTTGACACTTGAAATTTAA
- a CDS encoding SDR family oxidoreductase — protein MSHPLFDLSGRVALVSGAAAGMGRATSIAYAEAGADLMLADINEEGMQDTAKEIERRGRRAEPVVCDVSNGAQIRKMFGRLDETYGHLDVLANIAGEGGINQLPLEITEAGLIQTLNTLVVGRYVCCQEGAKRMIAAGRGSIINIVSIAGLSALGRGHMSYSIAMGGVAQMTREMSTEWSSKGVRVNAIVCAQIMNEGLSKRIDADAKLGDTYLRGIPIGRLGKSEDIQGLAIFLASDASSWVTGALMPLDGGNTAKNAGGSHPGQPNAPDEQKY, from the coding sequence ATGTCTCATCCATTATTCGACCTGAGCGGACGGGTGGCCCTGGTCTCCGGCGCAGCCGCCGGCATGGGCAGGGCGACGTCCATCGCCTATGCCGAAGCGGGCGCGGATCTCATGCTGGCCGATATCAATGAAGAAGGCATGCAGGATACGGCTAAGGAGATCGAACGTCGGGGCCGGCGCGCAGAGCCGGTGGTATGCGACGTCTCCAACGGCGCGCAGATCCGCAAGATGTTCGGCAGGCTGGACGAAACCTACGGACACCTCGACGTACTGGCCAATATCGCCGGGGAGGGCGGCATCAACCAACTGCCGCTGGAAATCACCGAAGCCGGGCTCATACAGACCCTGAACACCCTGGTCGTCGGAAGGTACGTCTGCTGCCAGGAAGGCGCGAAGCGCATGATCGCGGCCGGACGGGGCAGCATCATCAACATCGTGTCCATCGCCGGGCTGTCGGCCCTCGGCCGCGGCCACATGTCCTACAGCATCGCCATGGGCGGCGTGGCCCAGATGACGCGGGAGATGAGCACGGAGTGGAGCAGCAAGGGCGTGCGCGTCAACGCCATCGTATGCGCCCAGATCATGAACGAAGGCCTGAGCAAGCGCATCGACGCCGACGCCAAGCTGGGCGACACCTACCTGCGGGGCATCCCCATCGGCCGCCTGGGTAAATCGGAAGACATCCAGGGACTGGCTATCTTCCTCGCCTCCGACGCCTCTAGCTGGGTCACCGGGGCGCTGATGCCGCTGGACGGCGGGAACACGGCCAAGAACGCGGGCGGATCCCATCCGGGCCAGCCGAACGCACCGGATGAGCAGAAGTATTGA
- a CDS encoding iron ABC transporter permease → MNLYAFLRQPRALVFIPLGFILLGYIVYPAALVLWESLFREGQFGFGNYGEFFDPDSPSYMEGLFNSVMVSVGSVLLSALIGVPLALIFTHYDFPGRSVFSALAILPIVLPPLVGVLAFLFLYSESGMVPRLIQAALGLERPPFSLNGVWAVLLVHGYTMYVFFYLFTSAALRGIDPAVMEAARNLGASSWFSFRTVTLPLLTPAMVGATLLVFMTSMNSFSAPFIFAGGFRFLSLNIYTSKLNGDMAMAVTQTVVLSAFSIAFLFWMRRYEGRRQYAMSTKGTANVRREIRGRWARLLTGAAGIAMVVVLLLPHLTILLLSFVQDGTWTHQILPQVYTSDNYGRLFQDSTFWEPIRNSLNMAVVSTAADVAIGVTAAYLVVKGTFRGRKLLDALVMVPWALPGTVVAINLIVAFSQGTPFSFGQVLVGSFWLLPIAYFVRHLPIVFRASSAAFRQLDDSLEEAARNLGAGWFYAFRRVTLPLIGPGVLAGTLLAFVTALGEFVASILLYVYDNRPIAMEILSHLRQFNIGSAAAYAVLLLLLVSVVLLGSNYFSRGTAQRSLS, encoded by the coding sequence ATGAACCTGTACGCATTCCTCCGGCAACCCCGCGCCCTCGTCTTCATCCCCCTGGGATTCATCCTGCTCGGTTACATCGTCTATCCCGCAGCGCTCGTCCTGTGGGAAAGCCTGTTCCGGGAAGGGCAGTTCGGCTTCGGCAACTACGGGGAGTTCTTCGATCCGGACAGCCCGTCCTACATGGAAGGCCTCTTCAACAGCGTCATGGTCTCCGTGGGCAGCGTGCTGCTCTCGGCCCTGATCGGCGTCCCCCTGGCCCTCATCTTCACCCATTACGATTTTCCCGGCCGGTCCGTGTTTTCCGCGCTGGCCATCCTGCCCATCGTCCTCCCGCCCCTGGTGGGCGTGCTCGCCTTCCTGTTTCTCTACAGCGAAAGCGGCATGGTCCCGCGCCTCATCCAGGCGGCCCTGGGACTGGAGCGCCCGCCCTTTTCGCTGAACGGGGTGTGGGCCGTGCTGCTCGTGCACGGTTACACCATGTACGTCTTCTTCTACCTCTTCACTTCGGCGGCGCTCCGGGGCATCGATCCCGCGGTCATGGAAGCGGCCCGCAACCTGGGCGCGTCGTCCTGGTTCAGCTTCCGGACCGTCACCCTGCCCCTGCTCACGCCCGCCATGGTGGGGGCGACGCTCCTGGTCTTCATGACGTCCATGAACTCCTTCAGCGCACCCTTCATCTTCGCGGGCGGATTCCGCTTCCTGAGCCTCAACATCTACACGTCCAAACTGAACGGCGATATGGCTATGGCCGTCACGCAGACCGTGGTCCTCTCCGCCTTCTCCATCGCCTTTCTGTTCTGGATGCGCCGGTACGAGGGGCGGCGGCAGTACGCCATGAGCACCAAGGGTACTGCGAACGTCCGGCGCGAAATCCGGGGACGCTGGGCGCGCCTGCTCACGGGCGCCGCGGGAATCGCCATGGTGGTGGTGCTCCTGCTGCCCCACCTGACCATCCTCCTGCTGTCCTTCGTCCAGGACGGCACGTGGACCCACCAGATCCTGCCCCAGGTCTATACTTCGGACAACTACGGCCGCCTCTTCCAGGATTCCACCTTCTGGGAACCGATCCGGAACAGCCTGAACATGGCGGTGGTTTCCACGGCGGCCGACGTGGCGATCGGCGTCACCGCGGCCTACCTGGTCGTCAAGGGCACGTTCCGGGGCCGCAAGCTGCTCGATGCACTCGTGATGGTGCCCTGGGCCCTGCCCGGCACGGTGGTGGCCATCAACCTGATCGTCGCCTTCAGCCAGGGCACGCCCTTCAGCTTCGGACAGGTGCTGGTGGGTTCCTTCTGGCTCTTGCCCATCGCGTACTTCGTCCGCCACCTGCCTATCGTGTTCCGGGCGTCCTCGGCGGCCTTCAGGCAGCTGGACGACTCCCTGGAGGAGGCGGCGCGCAACCTGGGCGCGGGGTGGTTCTACGCCTTCCGCCGGGTTACGCTGCCCCTCATCGGTCCGGGCGTGCTCGCCGGCACGCTGCTGGCCTTCGTCACCGCCCTGGGTGAATTCGTGGCCTCCATCCTGCTCTACGTCTACGACAACCGGCCCATCGCCATGGAGATCCTGTCCCACCTGCGCCAGTTCAACATCGGCAGCGCCGCGGCCTACGCCGTCCTGCTCCTGCTCCTCGTGTCCGTCGTGCTGCTGGGCTCCAACTACTTCTCCCGCGGCACGGCGCAGCGCAGCCTGTCATAG
- a CDS encoding ABC transporter ATP-binding protein, translating into MAQVTLNRLTKHFDDTPVVKGISLTVADGEFFSLLGPSGCGKTTILRMIAGFIFPTSGTVLFDDQDVTHVPANRRNTGMVFQNYALFPHMTVFENVAFGLRTRKVAATETRDRVARALDLVGLAGLEQRPVPQLSGGQQQRVALARAVVIEPDLLLLDEPLSNLDAKLREETRDQIRELQTKLGITAIYVTHDQEEALAVSDRIAVMEEGVCRQLDRPDAIYRRPANRFVAAFMGNMNLWEGVLDKDGGRTVFRHASGLAVALPAPAASTSSADDSVPPADDTSAPAGTAPPADPKGPIHLALHPQAVRLTDEDTEDTVGGVVTTRRFKGATVEFTVDAGGVSIQVVENAEGPMAARQPGDTVRVRIPGDQAIILRD; encoded by the coding sequence ATGGCCCAGGTCACCCTCAATCGCCTCACCAAGCACTTCGATGACACCCCGGTCGTGAAAGGCATCAGCCTGACGGTGGCCGACGGCGAGTTCTTCAGTCTCCTGGGACCGAGCGGTTGCGGCAAGACGACCATCCTCCGCATGATCGCCGGGTTCATCTTCCCCACCTCCGGCACCGTGCTCTTCGACGACCAGGACGTCACCCACGTGCCCGCCAACCGGCGAAACACCGGGATGGTATTTCAAAACTACGCCCTCTTTCCCCACATGACCGTCTTCGAGAACGTGGCCTTCGGCCTGCGCACCCGCAAGGTGGCTGCAACCGAGACCAGGGATCGCGTGGCGCGGGCCCTCGACCTGGTGGGACTGGCCGGGCTGGAACAGCGTCCCGTGCCTCAGTTGTCCGGTGGACAGCAGCAGCGGGTGGCCCTCGCGCGGGCCGTGGTCATTGAACCCGACCTGCTGCTGCTCGATGAGCCGCTGTCCAACCTGGACGCCAAGTTGCGGGAAGAAACCCGGGACCAGATCCGGGAGCTGCAGACCAAGCTGGGCATCACGGCCATCTACGTCACCCACGACCAGGAGGAGGCGCTGGCCGTTTCCGACCGGATCGCGGTCATGGAGGAGGGTGTGTGCCGGCAGCTGGACCGCCCCGACGCGATCTACCGCAGGCCGGCCAACCGGTTCGTGGCCGCCTTCATGGGCAACATGAACCTCTGGGAGGGGGTGCTGGATAAGGACGGGGGCAGGACGGTTTTCCGCCACGCGAGCGGACTGGCCGTCGCCTTGCCCGCACCGGCCGCGTCAACCTCGTCGGCCGATGACTCCGTGCCGCCGGCCGATGACACCTCCGCCCCGGCCGGCACCGCGCCGCCGGCTGATCCCAAAGGCCCCATTCACCTGGCCTTGCATCCCCAGGCCGTACGGTTGACCGACGAGGATACGGAAGACACGGTGGGCGGCGTCGTGACCACCCGGCGATTCAAGGGCGCGACGGTCGAGTTCACCGTCGATGCCGGCGGCGTCTCCATCCAGGTCGTGGAGAACGCGGAAGGCCCCATGGCCGCGCGTCAGCCCGGCGATACGGTGCGCGTCCGCATCCCCGGCGACCAGGCGATCATCCTGAGGGATTGA
- a CDS encoding MFS transporter, translating to MLKRSDYFLFTAAFVMDFCTGLVSFAVPLRALDLGASVVELGFIGTAGSLSFTLACTFTGKLADRFDRRRILAIAAGLTALVFGMLFLAVNYWMLLAGTAMGWGLLALFWPSVQAMLAEGRSRTQLVKTLGTFNMFWTMGFMLGPLAGGYLYLVGPSVPFATGTIGMVLLTLAIAFLRFRSATTQDEDPVEEAQGHSREDTARFRWIAWTANFTAFFMIGMLNNQFPKLATELLIRPDTLGILLAIPRLLQMTVFLIARYTTWWQFRLRPLVIPQIAAVAGMIVVATQDATVVLAFAFGTVGLLVGAAFSASQFYSFFQEERKGEKGARNEMIVGMGMVSGPLVGGLLAQLIGLRMPYVLCCIVLIAGMIVEYRWYRKRD from the coding sequence GTGCTCAAGCGTTCCGACTACTTCCTCTTCACAGCCGCTTTCGTCATGGACTTCTGCACAGGCCTGGTGTCCTTCGCCGTGCCCCTCCGGGCCCTCGACCTGGGCGCATCCGTGGTGGAACTCGGGTTCATAGGCACGGCGGGCTCCCTCAGCTTCACCCTGGCCTGCACCTTCACGGGCAAACTGGCCGACCGCTTCGACCGGCGCCGGATCCTGGCCATCGCCGCCGGGTTGACCGCGCTGGTGTTCGGCATGCTCTTCCTGGCGGTGAACTACTGGATGCTGCTCGCGGGCACGGCCATGGGATGGGGGCTGCTGGCCCTCTTCTGGCCGTCGGTGCAGGCGATGCTGGCCGAGGGCCGTAGCCGGACCCAGCTGGTCAAGACCCTCGGCACGTTCAACATGTTCTGGACCATGGGATTCATGCTGGGCCCGTTGGCGGGGGGCTATCTCTACCTCGTGGGTCCATCCGTGCCCTTTGCCACCGGCACGATCGGCATGGTCCTGCTTACGCTGGCGATCGCCTTTCTGCGCTTCCGGTCCGCCACAACGCAGGATGAGGATCCGGTAGAGGAGGCACAGGGACACTCGCGCGAGGACACGGCGCGCTTCCGCTGGATCGCCTGGACGGCCAATTTCACGGCATTCTTCATGATCGGCATGCTCAACAACCAGTTCCCCAAGCTCGCCACCGAGCTCCTCATCCGGCCCGATACGCTCGGTATACTGCTCGCCATCCCGCGGCTTCTGCAGATGACGGTCTTCCTCATCGCGCGGTACACGACCTGGTGGCAGTTCCGCCTCAGGCCCCTCGTCATTCCCCAGATTGCCGCCGTAGCCGGCATGATCGTCGTCGCGACGCAGGATGCCACCGTGGTGCTGGCCTTCGCCTTCGGAACCGTCGGGTTGCTGGTCGGCGCCGCCTTTTCGGCCAGCCAGTTCTATTCCTTCTTCCAGGAGGAACGAAAGGGGGAAAAGGGCGCGCGCAACGAGATGATCGTCGGCATGGGCATGGTTTCGGGACCCCTGGTCGGAGGCCTGCTGGCGCAGCTCATCGGACTGCGCATGCCCTACGTGCTTTGCTGCATCGTGCTGATCGCGGGAATGATCGTCGAATACCGGTGGTACCGGAAGCGGGATTAG
- the uvrB gene encoding excinuclease ABC subunit UvrB → MPPFTVVSDYEPRGDQPRAIEELVQGVHRGDKHQCLLGITGSGKTYTMAQVIAELQKPALVISPNKTLAAQLYGEFKGFFPKNSVEYFISYYDYYQPEAYMPVTDTYIEKDSSVNEDLDKLRLRATSALLERRDVVIVASVSSIYSLGSPDEWKEFILLVDRGEAYERDMIMRKLIDMHYNRNDYDFARGTFRVRGDTLDILPADQEKGIRIEMFGDEVDRITEFDPLTGEVLAERDRIAVYPARHFVTTAPRLDHAMKAIEEELDERLRVLYDENKLLEAQRLEQRTRFDLEMMREIGFCAGIENYSMHLSGRSPGERPFCLFDFFPNDFLLVIDESHVSLPQLRAMYNGDRSRKTTLVEHGFRLPSALDNRPLTFEEFETMVNQVIYVSATPADYELSQCQGVVVEQIIRPTGLMDPEISVQPVENQMDDLLTRIRERADRQERVLVTTLTKRMAEDLTDYLRQLNVRVRYLHSTIDSIERVEILRDLRLGKFDVLVGINLLREGLDLPEVSLVAILDADKEGFLRSERSLIQTAGRAARNVRGEVIFYADNITDSMRRAMEETNRRRVLQQEFNELNGIEPETVYKSIEEIIQTTAVADVKAVDDDMPILNTIAKMDQSTVLEELKHAMYEAAANLEFEKAARLRDEINRLESQPTK, encoded by the coding sequence ATGCCTCCCTTCACTGTTGTCTCCGACTACGAACCCCGGGGTGACCAGCCCAGGGCGATCGAGGAACTCGTCCAGGGCGTGCACCGGGGGGACAAGCACCAGTGCCTCCTCGGCATCACGGGCAGCGGCAAGACCTACACCATGGCCCAGGTCATTGCCGAGTTGCAGAAACCTGCCCTGGTGATTTCGCCCAACAAGACCCTGGCCGCCCAGCTTTACGGCGAGTTCAAGGGGTTCTTCCCGAAGAACTCCGTCGAATACTTCATCAGCTACTACGACTACTACCAGCCGGAAGCGTACATGCCGGTGACGGATACCTATATCGAGAAGGATTCGTCGGTCAACGAGGACCTGGACAAGCTCCGTCTTCGGGCGACCAGCGCGCTGCTGGAACGGCGGGACGTGGTGATCGTCGCCTCGGTGTCCTCGATCTACAGTCTGGGATCGCCCGACGAGTGGAAGGAGTTCATCCTTCTCGTGGACCGGGGCGAGGCGTACGAGCGGGACATGATCATGCGCAAACTGATCGACATGCACTACAACCGGAACGATTACGATTTCGCGCGGGGCACGTTCCGCGTGCGGGGCGACACCCTCGACATCCTGCCCGCGGACCAGGAGAAGGGTATCCGCATCGAGATGTTCGGCGACGAGGTCGACCGCATCACCGAATTCGATCCCCTGACGGGCGAGGTGCTGGCCGAACGGGACCGCATTGCCGTCTACCCGGCCCGCCACTTCGTCACCACGGCGCCGCGCCTGGATCACGCCATGAAAGCCATCGAGGAGGAACTGGACGAGCGTCTACGGGTGCTGTACGACGAGAACAAGCTGCTCGAGGCCCAGCGGCTGGAACAGCGCACGCGCTTCGACCTGGAGATGATGCGGGAGATCGGGTTCTGCGCTGGCATCGAGAACTACTCCATGCACCTGTCGGGCCGGTCCCCGGGTGAGCGTCCCTTCTGCCTCTTCGACTTCTTCCCCAACGATTTCCTGCTGGTCATCGACGAGTCCCACGTCTCCCTGCCCCAGCTCCGGGCCATGTACAACGGCGACCGTTCGCGGAAGACCACGCTGGTGGAGCACGGATTCCGGCTGCCGTCGGCGCTGGACAACCGGCCGTTGACCTTCGAGGAATTCGAGACGATGGTCAACCAGGTGATCTACGTGTCGGCCACGCCGGCCGACTACGAGCTGAGCCAGTGCCAGGGCGTCGTGGTCGAACAGATCATCCGGCCGACGGGGCTGATGGATCCCGAGATCAGCGTTCAGCCCGTGGAAAACCAGATGGACGATCTCCTGACTCGGATCCGGGAGCGCGCGGACCGGCAGGAGCGAGTGCTCGTGACGACGCTGACCAAGCGGATGGCCGAGGACCTGACCGACTATCTCAGGCAGCTGAACGTGCGGGTGCGCTATCTCCATTCCACCATCGATTCCATCGAGCGCGTCGAGATCCTGCGCGACCTGCGCCTCGGAAAGTTCGACGTGCTCGTGGGCATCAACCTCCTCCGCGAGGGGCTCGACCTGCCCGAGGTCTCCCTGGTCGCCATCCTGGACGCGGACAAGGAGGGGTTCCTGCGGTCGGAACGCTCGCTGATCCAGACGGCGGGGCGGGCGGCGCGGAACGTGCGCGGCGAGGTGATCTTCTACGCCGACAACATCACCGACTCCATGCGGCGGGCCATGGAGGAGACGAACCGCCGGCGGGTGCTGCAGCAGGAGTTCAACGAACTGAACGGAATCGAGCCCGAGACCGTGTACAAATCCATCGAGGAGATCATCCAGACCACGGCCGTGGCCGACGTGAAAGCCGTGGACGACGACATGCCGATCCTGAACACCATCGCGAAGATGGACCAGAGCACCGTCCTGGAGGAACTAAAGCACGCCATGTACGAGGCCGCCGCCAACCTGGAGTTCGAGAAGGCGGCCAGGCTGCGCGACGAGATCAACCGGCTGGAGTCCCAACCCACGAAATGA
- a CDS encoding rhomboid family intramembrane serine protease, whose amino-acid sequence MLLPLQAESPSYGRPVITYGLLAANVAVFLFQFVLGPVGEQIFIFKTAAIPLELTHFIDRNEIPIPGTSLLYPDALVPFPLTLFTAMFVHGGFMHLAGNMLYLWIFGNSVESAMGAGRYLLFYLLTGLCATMVHVISEPDSAIPMIGASGAIAGILGAYFILYPKAYIKTFVLLFIFIQIIHVPAIIVLGIWFLRQILGIGSDGVAWYAHIGGFLVGMVLVRRFLQRRPRTIHIRPGGEW is encoded by the coding sequence ATGCTCCTACCTCTCCAGGCTGAAAGCCCGTCCTATGGCCGGCCCGTGATCACCTACGGGCTGCTCGCGGCCAACGTGGCCGTCTTCCTTTTCCAGTTCGTCCTGGGACCGGTGGGCGAACAGATCTTCATCTTCAAGACCGCGGCCATTCCCTTAGAACTGACCCATTTCATCGACCGGAACGAGATACCCATTCCAGGCACCTCCCTGCTTTACCCCGACGCCCTGGTGCCCTTCCCCCTGACCCTTTTCACGGCCATGTTCGTCCACGGGGGGTTCATGCACCTCGCCGGCAACATGCTGTACCTGTGGATCTTCGGCAACAGCGTGGAAAGCGCCATGGGGGCGGGCCGCTACCTGCTCTTCTACCTCCTGACCGGCCTGTGCGCCACCATGGTGCACGTGATATCCGAGCCCGATTCCGCCATCCCGATGATCGGCGCCAGCGGGGCGATCGCGGGCATCCTGGGCGCCTACTTCATCCTGTATCCCAAGGCCTACATCAAGACCTTCGTCCTGCTGTTCATCTTCATCCAGATCATCCACGTGCCCGCCATCATCGTACTCGGGATCTGGTTCCTGAGGCAGATCCTGGGCATCGGCAGCGACGGCGTGGCCTGGTACGCCCATATCGGGGGATTCCTCGTCGGAATGGTCCTCGTGCGGCGCTTCCTGCAGCGGCGGCCCCGAACGATTCATATCCGTCCGGGGGGCGAGTGGTGA
- the yqeC gene encoding putative selenium-dependent hydroxylase accessory protein YqeC, translating to MSGPAVETPFLDTLGIRRGDAVAIVGSGGKATLMYRLAGEAVDRGDAVITTSTTHLHPPTSKQTRGFYVTSETPDWLALVPPELKTRRHVTVLGDRPRPDKLKGLDAEELEKLREVCAPDLLLMKADGARARLFKAPGDHEPVVPEGTTRGVVVATVRAVGIPLDERQVHRPERVGRLTGLGQDEPVTPEVIAGVVSHPDAYRRAFPDSVPLSLYLSCAGDGESRDLVRRIVAAVPGSVFEGIYCGDIQRSRAVVFRLA from the coding sequence GTGAGCGGACCGGCGGTGGAAACACCCTTTCTCGACACGCTCGGGATTCGCCGGGGAGACGCCGTGGCTATCGTCGGCAGCGGCGGCAAGGCCACGCTGATGTACCGGCTGGCCGGCGAGGCCGTCGATCGGGGAGACGCCGTCATCACGACGTCCACCACGCATCTGCATCCGCCGACGTCGAAGCAGACGCGCGGGTTCTACGTGACTAGCGAAACGCCGGACTGGCTGGCGCTTGTTCCTCCTGAACTGAAAACGCGCCGACACGTGACCGTCCTGGGCGACCGGCCCCGGCCCGACAAGCTCAAGGGGCTGGACGCGGAGGAATTGGAGAAGTTGCGGGAGGTTTGCGCGCCCGACCTGCTGCTCATGAAGGCCGACGGCGCCCGCGCCCGTCTGTTCAAGGCCCCGGGGGACCACGAGCCCGTGGTGCCGGAGGGTACAACACGGGGCGTGGTCGTCGCCACCGTGAGGGCCGTCGGCATCCCGCTGGACGAGCGGCAGGTGCACCGGCCGGAGCGCGTGGGCCGTCTGACCGGGTTGGGACAGGACGAACCGGTAACGCCCGAGGTCATTGCCGGCGTCGTGAGTCATCCCGACGCATACCGGCGGGCCTTTCCGGATTCCGTACCTCTTTCACTGTACCTCTCCTGCGCCGGCGACGGGGAGAGCCGGGACCTGGTCCGGCGAATCGTCGCGGCCGTACCCGGCTCGGTTTTCGAAGGGATCTACTGCGGGGATATTCAGCGGTCGCGGGCGGTGGTGTTTCGGCTTGCCTGA